CGGTGTTTGTGCTTGAACTTCCTGCCGCAAATCGGACACTCGAAAGTCGGGTCCTTGCCGCACTCGACTCGAAGATGTTTCTTCAACGAGTCTCTCCACATGTATTGCTTGCCGCACCGGTAACACCACCATAATTTCTTCGGGGTGGCTGCAAAGAAAAATCGACAAATTATTTTCACGGTCTTTTTCCCTTTTTCCATTAtcttttttttatctttattttttctttttttaagtgAAGCTGCTTCAGGCACGCCACGTTTCgcacaaagaaaaaaaaataaaaactaaaagcTATGCGTGGGTAACGCGACATTTTGACGGCAACCGTGATTTCGAGGCGACGCGTTTCGATTATTATCGACGAAAAGTATACGCAAACAATGATCCTTTCTAGACGCTAACGCGTTTCGATTCGCGTTCGAAAGCGATCCAAAAAATAGGTAGTTACGTAGAACGCGAGATGCGGCCTTCTCTACGTACAACCGTTCGCGTTCGAACGATAAACATTTGAGAAACAGTGTGTCTTTTCTTGTCAACGAAAGTTTTATTGGCATGCTAGCGTGTTTCGGTGTCGTCGATCGACGAGAAGTCGACGGTGCGGTCTCGGAGACGGCTCGGCAGGAAAGGATGCTCGTTACAAATTAATACGATGCATGCACTTTGCGTGAGATTGCCAACGATGTTTGTGCTTGAACTTTCGGCCGCAAATCGGACACTTGAACGTGGGTTCCTTGCCGCATTCCACTCGTATGTGATTCTTCAAGGACGCGCGCCATTGATACTGTCTGCCGCATTGAAAGCACGTCCACACCTTCTGCAAGTAAGCTGCAAAAGAACAAGCGTATCGCGTTAAGTCGTCGTTTCGAGTTTTCTCTTATCGCGGGTCGATTCGTCTACTATCGTTTACTATCGTTTCCCGCGCGTTGCAACGATAGCGCGAAAGGTGAAACATGCCGAGACGTTTTGAAACTCGTCAAGGAAACTTTTATTCGTTCTCTTAAACAGTTTTGCGTACAATCAGCTGGAAGCCCTCCTCCTTCTCTTCCCTGTCCCCGGACGTAGGAAATGCGTATTGAAATAACGAATCGAAAATAGATAAAATCTTTATTGTAGCAAAGTCGCGTTACGATCTCGTCCCGTGGAAACGCGCTCGCGTACCGTTCGCGTTCTCCTCGAAACAACCTGGTCGATAGAAAACGCGGAGAAAATTCTAGGACAGCGTCATCATCGATATTTTCGTCTGTGCAAATTCGACGTGAGATGCGATTGCAGTCTATGCTTGTATTTGAACATCTTCCCGCAAAGAACGCAGTTGAATTTCGGCTCCTTTCCGCAGAGACGAAGATGCGTGTACATGGAAGATTTTCTGGAGTAGGTCTTGCCGCACACCCTGCACGGGTAAACCGTTTCTCGGGTAGTCTCACCTGAAACATAAATCACCGATGACGCATGGATGTCTGGAGAACTGGAGAAGACGTAGGTTCGGTCGTCGCGTTAAAGACCGAGTTACAATTACCGCTAGCGGCAGATCGTACGCTTTCGAGCGTCGACTTTCGGCTAATCGAGAACGAGATACTAAAAGATTCGGCCGGTGTCGTAGAAATTTCGTTCGACAACGGGGGACACACCATCTCGAAGAAAGCGAATTCTTTCTTCAAGCTGAGAAAAACACTCCAACAACATTTTCTTCGACGTTTATTACTCATTCTTCGTTACTCTCGTGATCCGCGATCACCGAAATCGATAAAATAGCAATCGAAGCGTTGCTCGATACATCGATCGAATCCTGTTCGAGTCGAATCGCAAAAATGAAAGTAACAATTTTGTACCGAATGCGCGATAGTCGACGTTTCGATCGGTCGAACGGCTCGAACGATCACTGATCCACGTAATTGTGAATGGATTTGTGATGTTTCGTCACGTGGTGCTTGTGTTTGAATCTTCTTCCGCAAATCTTGCACGAAAACCGTGGTTCGATACCGCACTCCATTCGTTTGTGCAAATTCAGCGATTCTCTCCATTTGTACGTTTTGCCGCAGTTGTTACACGGATAGCGAAACGTAAAAATCGGTAAACCTGAAATCACAGAAAGGTACACCTTTATTAACATCACGATTCCAGGTGTCGTCGATTCGACGAACACGCCGGTACTTTCTATTTCGCTTCCGTCGCGCTCGCATCGCAAATATCGCGCGCTAGGTACTTCCGCAGCTTCAACGAGAATGCGCTCAACGAATCGTTTTATTAGCAAATCTTGTCAATATTTACAACGGTTCGAGCGAAAATCGATGCTCGTGGTTTGTGCTTATGTGTAACGAGATTTCGTTGCCCCTCGAGAATCGTTCGAGAATCGTTCGAGAATAGTTCGAGAAAGCGGAGACACGGAAGGGAAGAGGGAAACAAATTGTACGTTTATTGCTCGTCGAAGCACGAGGTCAGCGATCGATCGCGTCGGCGTCGTCTCTTCGAATGCTCTTACTTCGATCTTCTACCGCGGAAGATTTCCGTTTCCACGGATTGCCAACGGTTCTAGCATCTAGACGTACGCGTAGACACGGAGTAGCCGTAGGAAAGGAGGGAAGACACGAGACGCAGCCTTTTCCAGCCTCTATTGAACGGTCTTGTCGTTCGAGACGACCCAACGGTGAACGTTGACCAAGTGTTTCTTCAACATCCATTTGTGGCGAATCTTTGCTCCGCAAACGGGACAACGGTGTTGCGGCTCCTTTCCGCACTCTTCTCTCTCGTGTCTGACCAAAGACTGCATCCACCTGTACTCCTTGCCGCAGCTCGAGCAGAAGTGTCTTCCGAGTCTCTTGTAATAGTCTGAACCGCAATAAGCTGAAAGAACAACGGAGCTTCTGTAATTGCGTTCAAATTCCTCGGGCAAGCGGTTTCGTAGCGTTCGCGATCGCAATAATTCAAAACGCTTTGATTGTTGTCTGGTGAAAACGCTTTATTCAAATTCCGAACCGTTCTCCTTCTCGAAACGGTCGGTGGAATAATCGTTGTTCGCTGAAAACATTCGATTCGAACAGAGTGTGATCTCGTCGAAGGTATTTCGGACGTTCGGCGCAACGCCGGATTTTATCGGAAAATAACGCTTTTCTCTT
This genomic window from Megachile rotundata isolate GNS110a chromosome 14, iyMegRotu1, whole genome shotgun sequence contains:
- the LOC100878650 gene encoding uncharacterized protein LOC100878650 — protein: MDVEETLGQRSPLGRLERQDRSIEAGKGCVSCLPSFPTATPCLRVRLDARTVGNPWKRKSSAVEDRSLPIFTFRYPCNNCGKTYKWRESLNLHKRMECGIEPRFSCKICGRRFKHKHHVTKHHKSIHNYVDQ